Within Diabrotica virgifera virgifera chromosome 7, PGI_DIABVI_V3a, the genomic segment tttgacacggcttcagtaatattttgagttgtttattaaataatattgatagtgtatttgataaataattaaattaagccgtgaaattaataaaaaagttatttgtttattatttatggacgATCCAAGCATAGAATACACTAgggtatattctgtgatccaagtattttgttgttaaagatgttcaaaatttatctaagcgttccagTGGCAATATATATGTACTATTAAAATCACTTATCACTTTTCTCTATTCTCGATAATTAGCTTTTATTGTATAGTGTATAAATTATTGTagtcactgaatacatagttactgaaaaaaataatcctattaattaactgaattaataatttaagcgattatagaagtaacggttatccaagaacattcaaaaactgaacgaaatagCCATCGCTATGTTAATGATGACAATGTTATTGTCAACTAACGTTTAcatctccataccagtgagaattttactacacgtaatttgccgtgtaaagaaagaaaaagtagggatagccgtaaaatatttgcgcctacgctcttaatgataatgagttaataattaatcatgtttTCATGTCCTAATACAATTTGAAGTAATATGGTTAGTATTATTAAATATACGGCAatgtaaaaatttgaaaaaacttaAGGAAAGAAATTGGACAATAAAGGAGAGAAAACTACATAAACAATGAAAAAACAGTAGCAATAGCAAAACCTAAAGCAGAGGAGTATACAAATCTTTAAATACAAACAAATCAACTTAATACCAGGAAGGGTAAGACGAAGATATataatatacacacacccaaacttatatggaatcaatATGGAATCATCCTATCTCattttatttcttattatttcgcgtgaattaaaaaaaaacaaacacacgaagtcaaacaatatttattttaaagcaatttaataacaaacacataacaattaaataaaataataaagtatttaacaaacaaattgaaactacatacttgttttaaagtcaatagcataaaacatttcaatgtaaaacgaataatgtttaaattatttttattttttttttttgtcttttttggttagtgttatcacctctagtccttatgcaagcttatTTGCGTGGGCACGCTGCTAATGAGATTATCAACATTTTTTGTGGTAGGTTGCttcattcttcaagagcagcttgtactagccatGCGGCATTTTGTGGATTATCTCGGCGAGCCCAAATTTTTGTTTTAACCCTTTCGCTGCGTAAAGCGCACATGCGCGCCCTCCTATTTCTTTGTAAAATGCGTATGGCGCACATGAGCGGCCTATGTATATGGTGATTTCCATATACATTTAAAATTGACTCAGTTTCAGGAGATCAAGGAAACTTTGTCCGCATTTTATTAAAGGTCACTTCTATTCATAGGTGGCGTAGCGGCTCGGTGAATCATGTGGTTAGGTTTGCAGAGCTATTCATAGGTGGCGTCGCAGATCAGTTACTCACATAGTTAGGTTTTCAAAGGTGTTGTCGTTTCAAACGGTTTAGTGTGATTATAAGTTTAATTATTTGTATAATAATGGCTGATTTAAATAAAGCTGGACCTTCAGGCGTAAAAAGACGTAAGACCGTGAAAGtgagaaatgaaaaaaatctgAGTGTTGAGGAATTGATGCAGTTTTTATATAATTCAGACTCAGATGAAGATTATGAAGACTCTGATGTAGATAACTGTAAgtaaataaatgtaataataaaCTTGTGGtctgaaattaatatttttagttgaaattgaaaatgtttcgGAAGACTCTTCTGGAAGTGATACTGAGGATGATGTACTACAGAACGAGTTAAATAATACCGTTGCAGATAATCCTGACGTACAGATTACAGACAATGAATGGACCGAAACAACTAGCGGTATGAAACAAATTCCATTTACAAAAAGAAGTGGATTGTTAGTCGATAGTCCTGGTGATAGTGCGTACGATTGGTTTAGGCTGTTGTTTGACGATGAACTTTTAAATATGATTGTCTTACAAACTAACAGTTATGCAGTTGAAGTTCTTTCTACCAGCAAAGGATGTGACCGTTCAAGGATTTCCCTATGGAAGGAATTAACAATATCGGAATTGCTAATATTTATTGGATTAACCTTCCATACAGGAACAATCCAATTGCCTAGCATACAAGACTACTGGAAGAAAAATAGATTATTTTCGACTTGTTTTTCTTCATACATGAGTAGAGACCGCTATTTGCTTATAATGCGATGCCTTCATTTTGCCGaaaatgtaaaagaaaatgaaccaGTTCCAGTAGATCGACTATATAAGGTAAGACCCTTGCTAGATCATTTTAATAACAAAATGAAGACGGTATACTATCCAGGAAAgtattttaggtctggatcccgcgtatgaaaaaaaagttgattaatagcaagctgaaaatttgttaatagcttaagggtgtctagtcgaataaactttgatatatgggaacactggaacaggggcagttttaattgtggaacaggttaaaaatttggaacggtcacagcacgaaaacggcacatttattttgtccgacagaacagacttaaactcttcgaacagagattaaactctcatgcaaaaatcagactgctatttatcaccaaatgggcgttttaatgagtggaacatgtagaatatgtcaaatgacaggaattatgacaggtaataaatagcagtctgattttttcatgagagtttaatctctgttcggagagtttaagtctgttctgtcggacaaaataaatgtgccgttttcgtgctgtgaccgttccaaatttttaacctgttccacaattaaaacttcccctgtttcagtgttcctatatatcaaagtttattcgactagacacccttaagctattaacaaattttcagcttgctattaatcaacttttttttcatacgcgggatccagacctatttatcTCTAGACGAATCTATGATCTTGTGGAAAGGAAAACTGGTATTCAAGCAATATCTCCCTAAGAAACGACATAAGTATGGAGTAAAGCTTTATATGCTGACAGAAGCCGATTCAACAATTTTGGATATCCATATATATGCTGGTGCAGGTGATGCAACTGCTGGTAAGTCTCATACAGAAAGAGTGGTGCTACACCTAATGCGTAATTTTTTCGACCATGGACATTCGCTTCATATGGACAACTATTACAATAGTTATAACTTGGCCAAATTACTACTGGATAAAAATAGTTTTTGTACAGGCACTCTGAGAAAAGATAGGAAAGGCTGTCCAAAAAACGTCGTAGACGCAAAGTTAAAAAAAGGCCAGACCAAAAGTATGTACCTCAACAACGTAATGGTTGGAAAATGGCGAGACAAAAGAGATATCATTTACATTTCAACTGAATATAAAAATGAGATGGTATAAGAAATAGACGAGGGGATGAGAAAATTAAACCACTGCCAATCAttcaatataataaatatatgggCGGAGTAGATCTTCAAGACCAAATGTCTTCTTATTATCCGCCGACACGCAAAACTTTACGTTGGTACAAAAAAATTGGCATACATCTGTTTCAGCTATATTTGCAAAATGCTCATAGATTGTATAATAAGTACCACGGAAATAACAAAATGTCATATTATAAGTTTCGATTGTCAATACTTGAAAAGTTATTACCAGAAAAATGTCAAGGAACAGCAGTTGTAACGGCAGAAGTAGCAGTTACTTCGGGTGTAAACCACACACCTTCAAAAATTGAGTTACAAGAGGTCTGTTCGTACAGGAATCAGAAACTATCACTGACTATCAGCAACTGCACGACGCATGCGTGTTTCAATATTAGCGTTCGCACAATTGAAACAGGCATGCGTCGTGCAGTTGCTGATAGTCAGTGATTCCTGTACGAACAGAcctaaggtttgttccaacatgaacttttggacggcccagaaaccgtcacgaaactacttgtaccgtttgttgtgcgcatgttcgtaattgtatcgcccagttatcgtcccatgacggtaatcatatatttgtcatttttgttggttacagcttgtgtgcttttagtcgatcaaaggctcaaaaaatttaaagaattaaatcctagtgctcaagtcagtccaaccagcacattatgcatttgcccgattactgaaatgatcatcacgaaaccgtcaccgaaagatcacaattcttgttggaacaatgggaaggacgatccgatgacgatcatatttttgttggaacggattttctttactgcgcaggagcgttaccgtttcgtgacggttctcggtcgtgttggaacaaacctataataggtttgttccaacatgaacttttggacggtccagaaaccgtcacgaaactacttgtaccgtttgttgtgcgcatgttcgtaattgtatcgcccagttatcgtcccatgacggtaatcatatatttgtcatttttgttggtgacagcttgtgtgcttttagtcgatcaaaggctcaaaaactttaaagaattaaatcctagtgcgcaagtcagtccaaccagcacattatgcttttgcccgattactgaaatgatcatcacgaaaccgtcaccgaaagatcacaattcttgttggaacagtgggaaggacgatccgatgacgatcatatttctgttggaacggattttgtttactgcgcagaagcgttaccgtttcgtgacggttctcggtcgtgttggaacaaacctaatgaaCGTGGTAAAACTCTTAGAAAAAAATGTCGGAcatgcaataaaaataagatACGTAAGGATACTATTTATCATTGTCAAGAATGTCCCGATAAACCTGGCCTCTGCTTAGGCAAATGTTTCAGAGAATATCATGTATCAATATAGAAAGACATTaggaaaaaattaatattttgtatacttttattttacattatatgttatttgtttattttacatcCTGTTTGAatgaataaaattttagtttagatCAAAAAAGTCGATTTAATTTACTAAATACAAAAATTTGTATCAAGCGCACAAGTGCGTCCTCCGCATTTTTAAAAGAAATTCCTTGAAAACTGCGTACAGCGCACATGTGCGTCTTGCAAAAATTcagaagaaaaattataataatcCGTTTTAACATATGTACAAAAAACAATTGTTGAAAAAATATCGCATTTAGTGTTAAAAAACTACTGCCGCACTGGTCAGCGATATGTATTTATTTGACGCAGCGAAAGggttaagcatatcccacaaatactctatagggttaagctcgggtgagcaagcaggccactccaaacaagggataccttctgttTTAATGATGTCTctgtcactctaatggtatgtggaggtccattatcatgaatgaaaattaaattttctcctattgcacctctccagagtctaattacaggttatcaacatacctgtgagcagttaaaatttattggatgaaaattataggagtttttttacggatcataattcctctccagaacattacactttcccttgtatatttgtgaacagatctgacagttttcgttcttgcttgtcttcctccacctctaagtacacgatttcgtgggtcatctgactTTACACAAATCccgactttttctgaaaatagcacattttgtcaattcccaatgttccagttttggtggtgaagacaccaatttaggcgatcaatcttgtgctgcctggataactcgaaaacccataactgtctcctgctatatacttcttgacaagaaatcttcaTCTTATCGTTTTGTCCTGGAATAAGATTATGAGATAAAGATTTTCATAAATATTACAAGATAAATGAATAGATGTAAAATAATATCCAATATTGAACTGGGTCAAGATTGTGTAATATCGACTAACATTTaccttgattgtttatttaaatattgagtGTCGAATCCTTGAGCCACGGGCGCTGAATAAGCACCCGTGTATTTGTAACAATGACACACTTTGATTattgaaaataatataattaaaagatcagaataaacttggtgttcgtcgaggtaagatgtttcattctcccttaactacttaacattgaaaagaacctCAAGACTACCGCCCTTAGCTCACAGGGTGGTAGTAAATACCAGTTATATTAGATGGCGTTCCACATACCACCATATGGCGATTCAGAAGGTCTTTGTTAAGTAgttattgggtgcgttcggacgaccacagcggctggacagctgagccagcagtagctgtcagacgtcaccgctggaagccagccgctgagagatttactaagctttccctatcacggctggatgcaaacactcagccgatttctgctggcagccagccgctatggtcgtccgaacgcacccattgtaaTTAGTTAAGTGTAAATTTTAAGAAGAAATTAATTAAGAAATgagaagataaaaaaaaaaaaaaagaaattagaataagGGAAACTTAATTTAGAAAAAGTAAATCTTAAGTAAAACAATGGGAGCGACGAGAAACTGgaagaagaaaagaaaattgGGGTAAAGTATCTATCCCCCATAGATATTATGCATTAGCTGATAGATGGAATTTGCGATGCCCACCAGACTAGACATTGGAGACAGGTCGACATGGACGAAAATTGGGAATTCTGGACCATGGAACCAGCCGGCGGCGCGTCAGGAGGACGCACATCCACGAAATGGACAGTGGTGGACAAGGACAAAAGTATGTGATGTGAGTAATTTGACTATATTGTATttattgttttaacatttctCATATTTCGTATATAGCCTAACAtaagaattaattttttaattgaatacaattaatattaaattagATCAAGTTTTGTATTTTTACCAAGTATAGAAGTATGTTCAATAATTTAGATGGATTTTTGTTTAACTACATTGATAAGTGAtaataagttttatttttaatgaaaacaagaatttttttgcaattctttTAGTAGAAAGAATGCAactattttatgtaaaaatttatgtatttatgtaaaaataatgatttagttaccatttttttctatgaaggaaaaatatgctatttaaagatttttgtttttgcgtaatgtatatttatatttacgtattttcaAATGTTGACGTTATTTGACCGTGAAAACACGGGTAAAGAAATACTAAACGAAGAAATTTTGCTGAGAGAAGATATTTGCACGATTTAAACctacaaattatattattatacactaGAAAAAGGTGTAGAAacagttttataataaaacaagaTACCTATTGAGAGTATAATCCAAGGAATTATTATTTGGATTATTTATAAGAAGAGaaaaggaaatatttttaagatgTCGGAACAAAATGGAAAATCCAACATAATGGAAAAGAATAAATTTGACGGAAATATGAGTTCCCGAATAAACTTAATGATTAAGAAACAAGTTAGACAGAATTTTTATCTACCGATGTTATGACAAAGAAATGAAACCTAGAAAGGAGAAATGTAACAAAGAAACTATGAAATGATGTAAGactgaaattattgaaaattgaTATGATTTTATGAATCAATTTTGAAACTACAAAGAGTATTATCCCAGATAGAGAGACTAATCAAGATTCGATTGATTAAAAGCATTCATAAATGCAATCTAAATAAACTATGAATATTTGGACGAAATGAAAAATTTAAGGACAAGTTATTAAGATGTTACAAAAAAAATGGAatatttaatgacaaaaaaaattattgataaaataatgaagTGTCTAAGGAGACATTATTTTGAAACATAtgcatattatatataaatatactttaagttcttatattataaatatatttaaatatttgaatgaatAACATAATTTATGTAAGGCTTTATAGCAGATATAACCAGAGAAATAGAGATAAGACTATTTTGTTGTGACGTTATAAAAGTGACTATTTTCGCGAAGAAAGTGAACTATTAGTAGTTAATTGGTACCAAAAGTTAATTATCAATAATAAGGTTTTCTCAGttgtatttttatgtaaattaggTAAATATTTTAATGGGCGCCCAGAACCAGACGTAGTATTAGTATTCAGCGATGGTAGCTGAGCCTTTTTGGTGATTTTTTTTAACAGAATGTAGTCTATTTTTATCAACACtttctttcgattttttttattgaattttgaagttTTTAGATGCCGATAACaggtttttgatttaaaattttttaaaatcggttgaaTTGTAgtataaatatgattttttaatgttttatgaTGAATTAAGTAgacaattgattttttttttaaatttattagaATCATAATTAATTAAAGACAATTCAGAGAAAAACACACTCTTGTCAAGGAAAAAGGTACAAATGAACATCAGAAGATTTTAGCATGCTCATTTCGTGTTTTGAAGCTAACCGACTCTCATCAAGACTGAGCAGCTCGGAtcagacaggaatttagggatgcaaaatgtagaagatttttttttaagcgcacaactatccattttgtATTTTTGGAACAAACCTTCCTACGACTAAGGACGTGGAGAAAGGACCGGAAGCAAAGTCAAGGGTATAAAGTTGCGGAAAACTACCCACCAAGTAGGTAAGggttagaaaatgaagaatttttaaagtaaatgatatataaatgaatAATTATGAAAAATGATATGAATATGTATGAAGGAAGATATTATATgaaatatgaagtaaatgatataaagaagaaatatgaataagaagaagatgtttaatagtacactatgaagaaagtactaagtataaagaaaataaagaaaaatattattagtGTGAAGTTGGTACCTGACaaggagaaaaagaagaagaaggagaagaaaaaagagagaatttttaaaataagaatatGTAAAAATTTGAGAACATCAAAAGGATTGTCTTATAAAAGTCTAGTAACCGAATAAAAATTAagagagtaaattaaattttaagaGTTTAAGTTGTTATTTCTTTTTAAATCTTTGAGTAaaagtaaagtataaaatataatttctgaGTGTAGAATTTCGCGAGATATAAAGAAAAGGAATTATGTAAGAATAGACAATATTTTACATTATTGAAGTTTGTGTTTGTAAATTatgtaaatatatgtatttatataTAGCTTTAATGTTTTCAAGGtaatgtttgtgttttattggcgtATAAAAGTGAAAGTGTAAAATAAGCAAGCTTGTACAAATTGTACATAGTTTCATTTTCATTTGGATAGGTCAGTATTAATATGACACAATTTTGACCGAAGTATAAAAAAATAGTATTTGTTAGTAAACACACCGTAAAATTTATCCTAATACtgattaagattttttttcatttcgtaaatcagataataaaaaaaatcttaaagagaGGAAGGATGGTGTCCTGGAATAAGATTATGAGATAAAGATTTTCATAAATATTACAAGATAAATTAATAGATGTAAAATAATATCCAATATTGAACTGGGTCAAGATTGTGTAATATCGACTAACATTTaccttgattgtttatttaaatattgagtGTCGAATCCTTGAGCCACGGGCGCTGAATAAGCACCCGTGTATTTGTAACAATAACACACTTTGATTattgaaaataatataattaaaagatcagaataaacttggtgttcgtcgaggtaagatgtttcattctcccttaactacttaacattgaaaagaacctGAAGACTACCGCCCTTAGCTCACAGGGTGGCAGTAAATACCAGTTATATTAGATGGCGTTCCACATACCTCTAtagtttcaactgaaacagttacacctgtagcttccaaaagctgcctttggagctgaaGGTGAGAAATGGGtaggtgtcttccagctgattggacaattaaacgatcgtggcgagccgttattacatTTTGGcgctttcccttgctttatttttgagcttcctagttcctgttatctagtataggttttggacagaacgccctgtattacgcctagccctacagctatgtccctctgagaacattacttgctcaacaaaaccaataatctttccccattgtaagttctataaccccacatgaggcatattttcgtttttggacgcaaaagttagtttatttattttcgttcaatttgcaactcaagcaaataacctataccgtaccgagctgtactatctgattgtcttatcgatttgtttattttcaataaaaacccttattcttcgcaacaataacaagttttttcaaaagaaataaatattgctttgaaatacatggtgattccatataagtttgggtgtgtgtagtcaaacagagcaaagaaaacaaaatagtTTAATCAGATTTAGTTGCCCAAgcagttaaaaattaaagaaaggtAAATCATTTGAACCAGATGATATCACTAGGAAAGTATGGATCGCTTTAGGAGTGAAAGGAAGAAGGCGGCTAATAggtttaatagaattatggaagtggAACAACCAACAAACTAAGGGAGAAgcagtacctgtttacaaaaacaaagctattaaaaatacaCAAACTAAAGGGTGATACAACTACTTGGTCACACCATGCAAATGTGGGAAAGAATAAtggatagacggatacgtgaagaaaccgaaatatccgaaaATAGTTTTGATTACAAGACAGATTAACAACAGATTCCATCACCTACCGAAGTTAATATTGGATTTGCAGCCACCTGAGCGaagaaaaaacgaggaagacggAAAGCAACATAGCTTGATAAAGTCCAAAAGGCAATGTCAGAGAGCCTTGGAGACTGTGACGATAGACGTGAATGGAGACTGGAAACCGaaagcatctaaacattccgttatgtatttggaacctaggagttttctattggttctttgcagcacgcggtgatattttaaccaataggcggtgaggttccaaacgcatatacggaatgttattcggtgccaaattcatatacggaatgttaaatattcgtacaccgaaaaaaataagttttattagagtctgttaaaaggagattaattttaaaatacttgttactgtattattaaataaaaataaaacaattatagtatttgaaatgttatttggtgtaaattcatatgcggaatgttaaacATTCGTAGACCAAGAAATAGgactttttattaatcagttaaagaagactgattttaaaatacctattttgttaatgtattataACATGATTACCTATATGGAAAAATAAAACAAGGATTACctatatggaatgttatttggtgcgaaattcataaatgggatggtatagatttgagagatatatttctttatttgactaagcTTTCGatttctcagaatttttaatgacttgcacgtgttgtttagtatgtttaattctttaataatacaaaaaaaaaacgaataaagtcctttataaaaggtatatatttaaaatccataaaaagagctacatcacagaaccagttttcgattggttgaccaatcatcatcagtgcattcctaaaatgaatataataataatagtctcccgttttataccgcacgcggctttgggagtatagcagcgtagtctgctatatctagggcctacggtatacaaggaaggtaacagggccagtgctacgcttcaaccgcccattattacccctggtttgacccaaggtactcattttattcaggctgagtcgacctgagGGGCCGGCGTAGCGCAAGTGGTAGTGTGGTTGCCTCgcatgccggtggtccggagttcaaatcctaccgccggcaagaacaactagaaatttttaaatgtctataggccccacgTCGACTCagcctaaaatgaatataacctgataaaataaaaatgtataccatttttattcagttgcaatgcgaaggcaaaacaatcttacttttcaattagaatacggagtgcagtccagtcccttgaatcgcgattttcggctcttattggagcctcatcggaaagaacgtaggcactgttctccatattttaactgattcgtatcgagagcttttcccatccattgcaaccgaagtgatgatagtaggtggctagcgccatctggcattgaaagacgaagtagttttcaatcctaatagtaaattattaatattgaaaatattaaaaatagtactaaacgatttttaaattgaaaacttattggtacactttcctggtgacacctccaagacttctacaatttgcaagtcaaatggatgccgcagtgaagacgagagggaaggaattctacactatgcaattcacatcccccgtctgcagctggtaaagttccaacggaaaaatgcacctagttactctacggagtaatacgactataaaataaaataaaaatgtataccatttttattcagttgcaatgcgaaggcaaaacaatcttacttttcaattagaatacggagtgcagtccagtcccttgaatcgcgattttcggctcttattggagcctcatcggaaagaacgtaggcactgttctccatattttaactgattcgtatcgagagcttttcccacccattgcaaccgaagtgatgatagtaggtggctagcgccatctggcattgaaagacgaagtagttttcaatcataatagtaaattattaatattgaaaatattaaaaatattactaaaagatttttaaattgaaaacttattggtacactttcctggtgacacctccaagacttctacaatttgcaagtcaaatggatgctgcaatgaagacgagagggaaggaattctacactatgcaattcacatcccccgtctgcagctggtaaagttccaacggaaaaatgcacctagttactctacggagtaatacgactataaaataaaaatgtataccatttttattcagttgcaatgcgaaggcaaaacaatcttacttttcaattagaatacggagtgcagtccagtcccttgaatcgcgattttcggctcttattggagcctcatcggaaagaacgtaggcactgttctccatattttaactgattcgtatcgagagtttttcccacccattgcaaccgaagtgatgaTACCAGGTGGCTACCTATTATACTACTACTATAGTATAGGTGGCTACTACTATAGTagtagccacctactatcatcacttcggttgcaatgggtgggaaaagctctcgatacgaatcagttaaaatatggagaacagtgcctacgttctttccgatgaggctccaataagagccgaaaatcgcgattcaagggactggactgcactccgtattctaattgaaaagtaagattgtttcgccttcgcattgcaactgaataaaaatggtatacatttttattttattttatagtcgtattactccgtagagtaactaggtgcatttttccgttggaactttaccagctgcagacgggggatgtgaattgcatagtgtataattccttccctctcgtcttcactgcagcatccatttgacttgcaaattgtagaagtcttggaggtgtcaccaggaaagtgtaccaataagttttcaatttaaaaatcttttagtaatatttttaatattttcaatattaataatttactattaggattgaaaactacttcgtctataacctgataaaatgatgcaaaggttttaaaattttgactacggt encodes:
- the LOC126888290 gene encoding piggyBac transposable element-derived protein 4-like yields the protein MADLNKAGPSGVKRRKTVKVRNEKNLSVEELMQFLYNSDSDEDYEDSDVDNFEIENVSEDSSGSDTEDDVLQNELNNTVADNPDVQITDNEWTETTSGMKQIPFTKRSGLLVDSPGDSAYDWFRLLFDDELLNMIVLQTNSYAVEVLSTSKGCDRSRISLWKELTISELLIFIGLTFHTGTIQLPSIQDYWKKNRLFSTCFSSYMSRDRYLLIMRCLHFAENVKENEPVPVDRLYKVRPLLDHFNNKMKTVYYPGKYFRSGSRV